One genomic segment of Clostridium estertheticum subsp. estertheticum includes these proteins:
- a CDS encoding aldo/keto reductase, which translates to MDKIKLGRTNLMVTRSGFGALPVQRVSFDEAKNILRKAYDNGINFFDTARAYSDSEEKIGYSLSDVRENIIIATKTHAKDRKTLLEHLQTSLINLKTDYIDIYQLHNPDVLPDPKDPEGLYAGLLEAKKKGLIRFIGITNHKLKNAMEAAASGLYDTIQFPLCSLSSDDDLLLIKECKKRNIGLIAMKALSGGLITDASSAFAFLRQFDNVVPIWGIQRETELDEFITLEKNPPLLDDIMWSIINKDRSELSGDFCRGCGYCLPCPAGIEIPTSARISLLLKRAPYQGFLDDSFKEKMELINNCINCGHCKNHCPYKLDTPNLLKRELKSYSEFYAKNKNI; encoded by the coding sequence ATGGATAAAATAAAACTCGGAAGAACAAATTTAATGGTTACTAGAAGTGGTTTTGGAGCATTACCAGTTCAGCGGGTGTCTTTTGATGAAGCAAAGAATATTCTACGAAAAGCATATGATAATGGAATAAACTTCTTTGATACAGCAAGAGCATATTCTGATAGTGAAGAAAAAATAGGTTATTCCCTATCAGATGTTAGAGAAAACATTATAATTGCAACTAAAACCCACGCTAAGGATAGAAAAACTTTACTTGAACATTTGCAGACAAGTCTAATAAATTTAAAAACAGATTATATAGATATATATCAATTACATAACCCTGATGTACTTCCTGATCCAAAAGACCCAGAAGGTCTTTATGCGGGACTTTTGGAGGCTAAGAAAAAGGGACTTATTCGTTTTATAGGAATTACAAATCATAAATTGAAAAATGCAATGGAAGCAGCAGCTTCAGGACTATATGACACTATACAATTTCCTTTATGCTCTTTATCTTCAGATGATGATTTATTATTAATAAAAGAATGTAAAAAAAGAAATATAGGACTAATTGCAATGAAGGCTCTCTCAGGAGGTCTAATAACTGATGCATCCTCAGCCTTTGCTTTTCTAAGGCAATTTGACAATGTTGTACCAATATGGGGAATACAAAGAGAAACTGAATTAGATGAATTTATAACCCTTGAGAAAAATCCACCATTATTAGATGATATCATGTGGTCAATTATTAACAAGGATCGCAGTGAGCTTTCAGGCGATTTCTGTCGTGGTTGTGGTTATTGTCTTCCATGCCCAGCTGGAATTGAAATTCCTACTTCTGCTCGAATATCACTTCTTCTTAAAAGAGCTCCATATCAAGGCTTCTTAGATGATAGCTTTAAAGAAAAGATGGAACTTATAAATAATTGCATAAACTGTGGACACTGTAAAAACCACTGTCCTTATAAGCTTGATACTCCAAATCTTTTAAAAAGAGAACTTAAAAGCTACTCTGAATTTTATGCTAAGAATAAAAATATTTAG
- a CDS encoding cold shock domain-containing protein has protein sequence MNGTVKWFNGEKGFGFITGEDGVDVFAHFSQINSDGYKSLDEGQKVSFDIVKGPKGPQAENITVL, from the coding sequence ATGAATGGTACAGTTAAATGGTTTAATGGTGAAAAAGGATTTGGTTTTATTACAGGAGAAGACGGAGTAGATGTTTTCGCACATTTCTCTCAAATAAATTCAGATGGTTACAAATCACTTGATGAAGGTCAAAAAGTTTCTTTTGACATAGTTAAAGGACCTAAAGGCCCACAAGCAGAAAATATTACTGTTCTTTAG
- the mgrA gene encoding L-glyceraldehyde 3-phosphate reductase, with protein sequence MSYVSNSNKYLTMKYNKCGNSGLKLSAISLGLWHNFGYSDSFENSRALIHKAFDLGITHFDLANNYGPPPGSAEETFGKILKQDLSGYRDELVISTKAGYTMWPGPYGDWGSKKYLVSSIDQSLKRTGLDYVDIFYHHRPDPNTPLEETMSALDLIVKQGKALYVGLSNYKPAETKRASAILKQLGTPCLIHQPSYSMFNRWIEDGLQDVLDQEGIGSIAFKPLQQGLLTTKYLKGIPKDSRAAGNSAFLHSGDITKEQLEKVSKLNVLAMERSQTLPQLALAWVLRGGHVTSALIGASKVSQIEDNVGALNNLDFSADELERIEQILANK encoded by the coding sequence ATGTCATATGTATCTAATAGTAACAAATACTTAACAATGAAATATAATAAATGCGGTAATAGTGGCTTAAAACTCTCTGCAATATCTCTTGGTTTATGGCATAATTTTGGTTATTCAGATTCCTTTGAAAACTCAAGAGCTCTAATTCATAAGGCTTTCGACCTTGGAATTACACATTTCGACCTTGCAAATAACTACGGTCCTCCTCCTGGCTCTGCAGAAGAGACCTTCGGCAAAATTTTAAAACAGGATCTTTCTGGTTATAGAGATGAACTTGTTATCTCTACGAAGGCAGGTTATACAATGTGGCCCGGTCCTTATGGTGATTGGGGTTCAAAAAAATATTTAGTCTCAAGTATTGACCAAAGTCTAAAACGAACTGGACTCGATTATGTTGATATTTTTTATCATCATAGACCTGATCCTAATACCCCTTTAGAAGAAACTATGTCTGCTTTAGATTTAATAGTAAAACAAGGTAAAGCTCTTTATGTGGGTTTATCCAACTATAAACCAGCTGAAACCAAAAGGGCTTCGGCTATACTAAAACAATTAGGCACACCTTGTTTAATTCACCAGCCCTCTTATTCAATGTTTAACAGATGGATAGAGGATGGTCTTCAAGATGTTCTAGATCAGGAAGGCATCGGTTCTATAGCCTTTAAACCCCTACAACAAGGTTTACTGACTACCAAATATTTAAAAGGAATTCCTAAAGATTCAAGAGCTGCTGGCAACTCAGCTTTCTTACATTCTGGAGATATTACAAAAGAGCAATTAGAAAAAGTTTCTAAATTAAATGTTTTGGCAATGGAACGTTCGCAAACTTTACCCCAACTAGCCTTAGCCTGGGTATTAAGGGGTGGACATGTTACCTCTGCACTAATAGGTGCAAGTAAGGTAAGTCAAATCGAAGATAACGTAGGCGCATTAAATAATTTAGATTTTAGTGCAGATGAATTAGAACGTATAGAACAAATATTAGCAAACAAATAG